The proteins below are encoded in one region of Pelagibacterium flavum:
- a CDS encoding putative bifunctional diguanylate cyclase/phosphodiesterase, with amino-acid sequence MSYTDPNKARRVNARRRSDINHGMLPSSMGTNTSLLDLVSQEHLLRTVINCVPDYLFVKDADSRFVVANVAVATDLGLSVGDLTGRTDFDLHPRELAEKFFADEQTVLKSGQPKIDLEEFIVTASGEKKWLATSKLPLRDASGAIKGLVGVSRDITGRKLAEDALAESESRWNFALEGAGQGVWDHNLKTGTAYFSPMWRTMRGIGPNDPVDPSRQAWLERVHPEDRERLIRETNQQNSGELHQNAFEYRERHQDGHYIWVLSRGRPVEFMPDGSVARIVGTDTDISSLKLAEAKAAQEKEQTYQRHVAALEKAHEATEAAHRLAESLARHDALTGLPNRRLFADTLGKAVARAQRGSTRSAVMIVDLDGFKPINDINGHATGDDVLREIAERLGALTRNEDTVARLGGDEFGVILDCANATPAEAASALAARIVADLSHPISIGDQVVEVGASVGISLCPDDGADADTLLRAADMAMYRAKEEGRGTYRLFAQGMEDALRERMALERDVRRAVLQKDIQPHYQPLMHLTEGQLVGFEILARWHHPTQGHIAPDVFIPIVEKLGLIGDMTYDLLRRACLDALDWPNHITISLNISAIHLTDPLLPVKLLATLSETDFPPKRLEIEVTETSLVADIEAARSALVAIQELGIKISLDDFGTGYSSLYNLRELKFDKIKIDRSFISSMQSNAGSAKIVSSVIDLAKSLGLPVIAEGIESQQEMQEIVRRGGEYGQGYYFGKAMPACDASRLVQGGREKPRWAQER; translated from the coding sequence TTGTCCTACACAGACCCAAACAAAGCGCGCCGGGTCAACGCGCGCCGTCGATCGGATATCAACCACGGAATGCTCCCGTCTTCGATGGGTACGAACACGTCACTGTTAGATCTCGTTTCACAGGAACACCTCCTTCGTACCGTGATAAATTGCGTGCCTGATTACCTATTCGTAAAGGACGCAGACAGCCGCTTCGTTGTTGCCAATGTGGCGGTTGCAACGGACCTCGGACTTTCAGTTGGCGACCTGACCGGTAGAACCGATTTCGACCTACATCCCAGAGAACTGGCGGAAAAGTTCTTCGCCGACGAACAGACCGTATTGAAATCGGGGCAACCGAAAATCGACCTTGAGGAGTTTATCGTGACTGCCTCTGGCGAGAAGAAGTGGTTGGCGACCTCAAAGCTACCACTGCGCGACGCGAGCGGGGCGATTAAGGGCCTCGTCGGTGTTTCCCGGGACATTACCGGGCGCAAGTTGGCGGAAGATGCGTTGGCCGAAAGCGAGAGCAGATGGAATTTTGCCCTTGAGGGCGCAGGTCAAGGCGTCTGGGACCACAACCTAAAGACCGGCACGGCCTATTTCTCGCCCATGTGGCGAACGATGCGGGGCATAGGCCCCAACGATCCGGTAGACCCATCCCGCCAAGCCTGGCTCGAGCGCGTCCATCCCGAGGATAGGGAGCGGCTGATTCGCGAAACCAACCAGCAGAATTCCGGCGAACTTCACCAAAACGCTTTCGAGTACCGCGAAAGGCATCAGGACGGGCACTACATCTGGGTTCTAAGCCGCGGACGACCCGTAGAATTCATGCCTGATGGCAGTGTTGCGCGCATTGTCGGGACCGACACCGATATCTCCAGCCTCAAATTGGCCGAGGCCAAAGCCGCCCAAGAAAAGGAACAGACCTATCAAAGACATGTGGCAGCGCTTGAAAAAGCTCACGAGGCAACAGAAGCCGCTCATCGTCTCGCCGAGTCACTGGCGAGGCACGATGCGCTCACAGGATTACCGAACAGACGGCTTTTCGCTGACACGCTGGGTAAGGCTGTCGCTCGCGCCCAGCGCGGCTCTACGCGCTCCGCAGTGATGATTGTCGATTTAGACGGCTTCAAACCAATCAACGACATCAATGGCCACGCTACAGGCGATGACGTGTTGCGCGAAATCGCTGAACGTCTGGGCGCGTTGACCAGGAATGAAGACACTGTGGCGCGCTTGGGCGGCGACGAGTTCGGCGTGATCCTTGATTGCGCGAATGCAACTCCCGCTGAGGCTGCATCCGCTTTGGCTGCCCGCATCGTGGCCGACCTCAGCCATCCGATCAGCATTGGCGACCAGGTCGTTGAAGTGGGCGCGAGCGTAGGCATATCTCTTTGTCCAGATGACGGAGCGGATGCAGATACTCTGCTTCGCGCCGCCGACATGGCGATGTATCGCGCCAAGGAAGAAGGTCGGGGAACCTATCGGCTTTTTGCACAAGGCATGGAAGACGCTCTTCGCGAGCGCATGGCGCTCGAACGGGACGTGCGGCGGGCGGTGTTACAAAAGGACATCCAGCCGCACTACCAGCCTCTCATGCATCTGACAGAGGGGCAGCTTGTCGGCTTCGAAATCCTGGCGCGCTGGCACCATCCAACGCAAGGCCATATCGCACCGGACGTCTTCATTCCCATCGTGGAAAAGCTTGGCCTGATTGGTGATATGACCTACGATCTGTTACGCCGTGCGTGCCTTGATGCGCTTGACTGGCCCAACCACATCACGATTTCGCTCAACATTTCTGCAATCCATCTTACCGACCCTCTTTTGCCGGTTAAGCTGCTCGCCACCCTCTCGGAGACTGATTTCCCGCCAAAACGACTTGAGATAGAAGTCACTGAGACGTCGCTTGTTGCCGACATCGAGGCTGCGCGCTCTGCTTTGGTCGCGATCCAGGAACTCGGAATAAAAATCTCGCTGGACGACTTCGGAACCGGTTATTCAAGTCTCTACAACCTGCGTGAACTGAAATTCGACAAGATCAAGATCGATCGATCTTTTATCTCCTCGATGCAGTCCAATGCCGGAAGCGCCAAGATCGTCAGTTCCGTGATTGATCTTGCCAAGAGCCTTGGACTGCCCGTTATCGCGGAAGGAATTGAATCACAACAGGAAATGCAGGAGATTGTCCGGCGCGGCGGCGAGTATGGTCAGGGCTATTATTTCGGCAAAGCCATGCCCGCATGCGACGCTTCGCGTTTGGTACAAGGCGGGCGGGAGAAGCCGAGGTGGGCTCAAGAACGGTGA